A stretch of Myroides oncorhynchi DNA encodes these proteins:
- a CDS encoding glycosyltransferase, whose amino-acid sequence MQTNKTANSQDAINDSKKRLNLLNGKSLSITDYIVLGSTFLLMGIGLYFIYRLQPYFEKIHFERLKTFWGASIINFGLILFVLQISFLLYIVYLYFRYKPVASVSDEELPTCTVIVPAYNEGRLVYDTLVSLVNSDYPAEKIEIISLDDGSKDDTWNWMIKAKAELGNRVTILQQERNQGKRHALYRGFNIGKGEVFVTVDSDSIVKKDTLRNLVSPFVNNEKCGAVGGNVRVLNTADGIIPKMLNVSFVFSFEFIRSAQSALGSVLCTPGALAGYRREAVMNCLEEWINQTFMGQPSDIGEDRAMTNMILKQGYDVLFQRNAYVLTNTPETYKTLYKMYIRWERSNVRENIAMSRFAFTNFREGSKIGPRILLLNQWLNVLMAYPITILMLYFVITQPLMFISSALVSIFIFSSIQVFFYSKRYNLLESFWAYPYSIFYTFTLFWITPYAIITANKRGWLTRTLPIEK is encoded by the coding sequence ATGCAAACGAACAAAACAGCCAATTCACAAGACGCCATAAACGATAGTAAAAAAAGACTTAATCTCCTAAATGGCAAATCACTTTCTATCACAGATTATATTGTCTTAGGAAGTACATTTCTACTGATGGGGATAGGTTTATATTTTATCTATAGGTTACAACCATACTTTGAAAAAATACACTTCGAAAGACTTAAAACTTTCTGGGGAGCTAGTATTATAAACTTTGGGCTAATTCTATTTGTACTGCAGATAAGTTTCTTATTATATATCGTGTATTTATATTTTAGATATAAACCAGTAGCTTCTGTTAGTGATGAAGAATTGCCTACCTGTACAGTGATTGTACCTGCTTATAACGAAGGAAGGTTAGTATATGATACTTTAGTAAGTTTAGTGAACAGTGATTACCCAGCTGAAAAAATCGAGATTATCTCTCTAGATGACGGTAGTAAAGATGATACATGGAACTGGATGATTAAGGCTAAAGCTGAACTAGGAAATCGAGTAACTATCTTACAACAAGAACGAAATCAAGGAAAAAGACATGCATTATACAGAGGGTTTAATATCGGTAAAGGAGAAGTATTCGTTACTGTAGATAGTGACTCTATCGTTAAGAAAGACACACTTAGAAACTTAGTAAGCCCTTTCGTAAACAATGAGAAATGTGGTGCTGTAGGAGGAAATGTTAGAGTATTAAACACTGCAGATGGTATTATACCTAAGATGCTTAATGTAAGTTTTGTCTTCAGTTTTGAATTTATTCGTTCTGCACAGAGTGCTTTAGGTTCTGTATTATGTACGCCAGGTGCTTTAGCTGGATATAGAAGAGAGGCTGTAATGAACTGTTTAGAAGAATGGATTAACCAAACATTTATGGGGCAACCTTCTGACATCGGTGAAGATAGAGCAATGACCAATATGATCTTAAAGCAAGGGTATGATGTATTGTTCCAGCGAAATGCTTATGTCTTAACTAATACACCTGAGACTTATAAAACACTGTACAAAATGTACATCCGTTGGGAGAGAAGTAATGTAAGAGAGAATATTGCGATGAGTAGATTTGCTTTTACTAACTTTAGAGAAGGTTCGAAAATAGGACCAAGAATATTATTACTTAACCAATGGTTAAATGTATTAATGGCTTATCCTATAACAATACTAATGCTTTATTTCGTAATTACTCAGCCGCTTATGTTTATAAGTTCTGCTTTAGTGAGTATCTTTATTTTCTCAAGTATTCAAGTATTCTTCTATTCTAAAAGATATAATTTATTAGAATCATTCTGGGCATATCCTTATAGTATCTTTTATACATTCACGCTATTCTGGATTACTCCTTATGCAATCATTACAGCAAATAAAAGAGGTTGGCTAACACGTACCCTACCTATTGAAAAATAA